The following proteins come from a genomic window of Onychomys torridus unplaced genomic scaffold, mOncTor1.1, whole genome shotgun sequence:
- the LOC118576056 gene encoding vomeronasal type-1 receptor 94-like, translating to MNENHELHTNSHLRNTFFSEIGIGISANSILLLFHIFKFTSGHRPKPTDLPIALLALIHLLILLITTFIATDIFITQREWNEITCKFFIYIYRIFRGLSLCTTSLLSILQAIILSPRNSCLAKFKHKSPYHMSCALLFLSIFYMFISSHLLISIIATPNLTLNNIMYVTQSCSILPMSYLMQSTFSILLALREAFLISLMVLSTCYMMTLLCRHKRRSQHLHSTSLSPRASPEERATRTILLLMSFFVVMSLLDSTISCSRTMFLNDPTYYYIQFFVVNMYATISPFVFMSTEKHIVNLLRSMCAERVINV from the coding sequence ATGAATGAGAACCACGAACTCCACACTAATTCCCACTTAAGGAACACCTTTTTCTCTGAAATTGGCATTGGGATCTCAGCCAATagcatccttcttctcttccacatCTTCAAGTTCACTTCTGGGCACAGGCCCAAACCCACTGATCTGCCCATTGCTCTCTTGGCCCTAATCCACCTACTGATACTACTGATCACCACATTCATAGCTACAGACATTTTTATTACTCAGAGGGAATGGAATGAAATCACATGTAAATTTTTTATCTACATCTACAGAATATTTAGAGGTCTCTCTCTTTGTACCACCAGTCTGTTGAGTATCCTCCAGGCTATCATCCTCAGTCCCAGAAACTCCTGTTTGGCAAAATTCAAGCATAAATCTCCCTATCACATGTCATGTGCCCTTCTTTTCCTGAGTATCTTCTATATGTTCATTAGCAGTCATCTCTTAATATCTATTATCGCCACACCCAATTTGACCTTGAATAACATTATGTATGTCACTCAATCCTGCTCTATTCTACCCATGAGTTACCTGATGCAAAGCACCTTTTCCATACTGCTGGCCCTCAGGGAAGCCTTTCTTATTAGTCTCATGGTCCTCTCGACTTGCTACATGATGACCCTCCTGTGCAGGCACAAGAGGCGGTCCCAGCATCTTCACAGCACCAGCCTTTCTCCAAGAGCATCTCCAGAGGAAAGGGCCACCCGGACCATCCTGCTGCTCATGAGCTTCTTTGTGGTGATGTCCCTCCTGGACAGCACTATCTCCTGCTCAAGAACTATGTTCCTGAATGATCCAACATATTACTATATTCAATTCTTTGTGGTCAATATGTATGCCACAATCAGTCCTTTTGTATTTATGAGCACAGAAAAACATATAGTAAACTTGTTGAGGTCTATGTGTGCTGAGAGGGTGATAAATGTTTGA
- the LOC118576057 gene encoding vomeronasal type-1 receptor 94-like: protein MNKNHLHRTNSHLRITCFFEIGIGISANGILLLFHIFKFTSGHRPKPTDLLIGFLALIHLLMLLITAVRATDIFISRRGWDDITCKFLMYLYRIFRGLSLCTTSLLSILQAIILSPRNSCLAKFKHKSPYHMPCAFLFLSVFYMFISSHLLISIIATPNFTLNNIMYVTQSCSILPMSYLMQSTFSTLLALREAFLISLMVLSTCYMMTLLCRHKRQSQHLHSTSLSPRASPEERATRTILMLMGFFVLMSLLDSIISCSRTMFLNDPTYYYIQFFVVNMYATISPFVFMSTEKHIVNLLRSMCPERVINV, encoded by the coding sequence ATGAATAAAAACCATTTACACCGCACTAATTCCCACTTAAGAATTACCTGTTTCTTTGAAATTGGCATTGGGATCTCAGCCAATGgcatccttcttctcttccacatCTTCAAGTTCACTTCTGGGCACAGGCCCAAACCCACTGACCTGCTCATTGGTTTCTTGGCCCTAATCCACCTACTAATGCTTCTGATCACAGCTGTAAGAGCtacagacatttttatttctcgGAGGGGATGGGATGACATCACATGTAAATTCCTTATGTACTTGTACAGAATTTTTAGAGGTCTCTCCCTTTGTACTACCAGCCTGTTGAGTATCCTCCAGGCTATCATCCTCAGTCCCAGAAACTCCTGTTTGGCAAAGTTCAAGCATAAATCTCCCTATCACATGCCATGTGCCTTTCTTTTCCTGAGTGTCTTCTATATGTTCATTAGCAGTCACCTCTTAATATCTATTATTGCCACGCCCAATTTTACCTTGAATAACATTATGTATGTTACTCAATCCTGCTCTATTCTACCCATGAGTTACCTGATGCAAAGCACCTTTTCCACACTGCTGGCCCTCAGGGAAGCCTTTCTTATTAGTCTCATGGTCCTCTCGACTTGCTACATGATGACCCTCCTGTGCAGGCACAAGAGGCAGTCCCAGCATCTTCACAGCACCAGCCTTTCTCCAAGAGCATCTCCAGAGGAAAGGGCCACCCGGACCATCCTGATGCTCATGGGCTTCTTTGTGCTGATGTCCCTTCTGGACAGCATTATCTCCTGCTCAAGAACTATGTTCTTGAATGATCCAACATATTACTATATTCAATTCTTTGTGGTCAATATGTATGCCACAATCAGTCCTTTTGTATTTATGAGCACAGAAAAACATATAGTTAACTTGTTGAGGTCTATGTGTCCTGAGAGGGTGATAAATGTTTGA